GTTTGTGCCAAAgatcactacataaccaaaaagaaaggaatatacaagagaataaagtaaagccgaggaagtagatcagaggagaggttggctacagctccaagattttgttcttcctcaatgctttcacttgcccacaactcaaacagccaaagagacccaacttgagcctgacaccgctgaaggaaaggcgCAGGGAGTTGGAAGCTGAGGGacttttctctaaatattcgcccgccacaaggcagaggcgctgatggcggagaatctttcttctgacacaccaaagttctggcatgaacagaacctgcttcggattttgactaaaagagggagagacatcctTTCCCCTCGATTGAGATGGAGCactctcttgaacttatgcttcctgtgcccatacctcaccaTTTTTAGTCTCATAAGGGTGCGGCGCTTCTGTGACGGAgggagttctttcttcccaactctcgcctcaaacatgttatgctaagggaggacggcactgagtataggagctgtgatttgggagaaaactaaGGAATTGATGCGAGGGTGAAGtgactttctcttttatttatttatttatttaaagaaataaggtggtggcatttaatgcaTGCAGTGCCCCCAGGAACACTACGGACAAGATGGCTTAGGCTCAATCTCCAATGCCACCTGTAACCAGGGGATTAAAGGGGTTtctggaaggtgcacctcgatCATTGGGACGCCAGAAAGCACCACATAACCATAAACTACGTAAATACCCTTAAAGTTATGGGCCAAGTAAATTCGCGGTCCAGGCctgttctgcatgggggcccagggacaATGGCCCCCACCGAGGAATAactattgccgaggacaacttcTGCTCAGCACCTCGTGACATACCTGAGGAAGAGGAGAAACTAAACTTAAAgaatcttggacagaacctaggccttgtgcggtcctcggacccaagcctatggggaaactaaatactgaaaaaatctaagtttaagGCAGAACCTAGGCGCTAcgaggtcctcggactcaagccttctgggaaatcaactgctcgGATGGAGAAATTTCTCTGctcaaatactggaaaaggttaaggccagtatGCTCAGGAGATGACGAAATGGCctgatgatcgttagcctaaggaaactACTCATTGGGAAGGTGACATATCCTCGGACAGTTACTTTTTACCTCTTATCTAGCACTTAGCCCCCATCTCGGCTAATTTAAGGTAAGCCTCGTttctcactggtcggattgttatgtcgaatatTAATAACcttattaaagttatggtggcgtctttttattaacaaatatttcagccttagttaccattaattcaaatgctatattattgtgccaaGCAGCGTGTGTAAACttataaaacatgaaaatagaacatgtaaaataaatgaatagtaacttttattaatatggaaaattgttacaacgtacaaagaagggcttaaacaagcctatacaaaaaatgaactgtcaAAATAACACTAGCATCCGCAGTACAGATAAGTAAATAATCAGCTgccttttaaactcgccttcaaagcttttccaatctctgcctcagtgcTACTCATATCAGGAGAcgaaccttttaaaaaaaaaaaataaaggacaaggaagaagaattggaacacatggaagcacttcagcaagctcttgttgctgaagaaagtaagggaaaaagaagatggaggacatgagtaggaaggaggagaagaagagggaagcaatgaaaagaaagtaaaaggagcaaaagagggaaagggggagccatattaggtatgctcatgaaaGAACgaatggagatgacaagggaggtttttgactcagtcacaccggaagtggggtgtgacgagtccctgcttcggattttgactaaaagaggggggAGGCACATCTTGAGTCttcgccatccttgccccgaccgagccatctcaagttttattagggcatggcgtttctggaaaaggaaggattcattcatggccgactactatggtggatgtattattggattAGGAGTAACCAGATGGAAGAAGTGAACTATAAGAAGGGCctaagggattcagatatgaaagAATCACCTCtggttttctctctttatataagggagtaAGACAAGGGCACGTAACACGTTCAgatccccaaggaaatctgcgaatAAATGCGCATCCGTTTCGTTCCCCCACGTTATCAGTAACCGTAGGatttgggaggtctcgtaaaaggaagaaattaaaggcgtgctacggataaccaaacggtatAAGCGCATCACGCGTAAACCGAGGGAAACATCTTGTAAACCGGCGCgttcctcggggaggtgaagagtcgccaacgttgatcaagggccgaattaaatgagcagTAATGAAGGCTCggagttaccaaaacccccctctccaaccaagaggctggacagcagggttttgaggggctattgtggggtccaataatcgACGGGCTAGGCCcgtttgctgatgaagggtccaaaggcccaagcctaaaaaggtcatggccagagttcaagaatagtgtggcccaattggcccggagaagcagccgaggacagtgcagtcctcggctgacccaagaaaAAGGGTAGAAAGGTAAAGGGGCGTGCTCGaaggggaaatctaaaatatctaagagaggcttcctttgccaccttccccatgcatatctctgcgcctaacagagccttatccattaactttatcaaccACTCTCAATGACTTAGGtctgagactgatgggacaagtatcagtcttgaaagggtcgaccctacacgtggacgaaggaaattgaacgcatgcgagtataaaagaaaaaatatgtaacctaaaaggggggctcctccagtcccactgaaaGGAGAAAGGGTTTCAGAGGCAAATATactggaaccatgcataaatatcttaacaaaaccacagccgggtaaacatgacttagcctttcgatcccactctctacaaatgatattgtatgggcccatttatgtgcgaacccaactcaattgcggtttaacgcaaatcgtgtccctacatggATGATGGGATGAggataagggtttttttttcaactttaattTAGCATTAAAATCTAACTTAAcgtgggttttttgtttataagaaaaaaaattattttataacctaaaatttagggtttaaaaaattaataattttatttagataAGTGAAAAGAGTAGTGGATAGTTAGAAATTCTTTTAACTATATGGGATAatgtcataaaaataataaaaataatacatgAACGATGGGATAAggataaggattttttttttcaactctaaTCTAGCTTTAAAATCTAACTTAACGCGGGTTTTTgttattaaaggaaaaaaaagattttataacctaaaatttaggattttaaaatttaatagtttTACTTAAATTAGTGAAAAATAGTGATAGATAATAATTTGGATTATTCACAAAAGGACGTAGGAGTGTGATGATATTTATttgggaaaaaattattttaggcaCAAACAGATAAATAATTTTCCCCGAATAAATCTCATCATTACACCCTTatgtaattttgtgattgaaaaatatagcaCCTCCTAATTATGATGAATGGAAGGTATACCTttagaatagaaaaaaatagaaaaccttCTGAGGCTAGTTTAGAATTATGGATCCCTGTATACGATTTTTTTCTAtgagagtaaaaaataaaaataaaaacgtaTGTAGTCTAGTGGTTTAATAAGAGAGTCAAGAGAAGTTGAGCATGTAGAAGGGAAATTTCCTATGGTTTTGTGTAATGGTAAAAAGAAATTACCTTACCATCTTACGTAATATTGTACATAAATAATTattgttaataaaattatttgaatcATGGAATTGCATATTTGGCCATGGGTGAAACATGcagttaaaaattttcaaagacaATGAGTTGTGAGTGGAGCTTTGAGGTAGATAAGAGAgatgattttaaagtttaaataaaaaatagagacttTAATGTTAATTTCCTAATTTATAAGAACTAAAATCAAAATGAACGTTGGCAACTTTTGTAGGACTTTAAATATCCCACTGTATTTTCtctaacatctatatatatatatatatatatatatatattccacttAAGCTCTCTAGAAAAGACAACTACACACAAATCCTTTAGAGTGAAAAAATCAccataattatgaaaaatactatgtatataatatttttacaacattttcacaacaaatcttgtTACTTatgattgttattgttggggtaaaaaagtaatcttaatggtatgttcaaatttgaacaaataacaactaattagtaaccacttataatttttagtgaaaatattgtgaaaatgttgtggacatagcatttctctttaattatatgtttaagatatttatttatttttactaattaaaagTTCTACGTTAAGTTTGCTTCATTGGTATAAGAGTTTGAAGCATGATATTTTCCTAGTAAAGCCATGgaattattttttgctaaatagtaaagccatgcaaatattaaatagtaaaaatagtaaagccatgcaaatattttttctattctaCTCCACAAGCCcacaaagaaagaaattctcatcaACGAATTTGCCGGAGTATTTCTACTGCATTTGGAGTTGTTGACCCTACATTAAATacttgagaagaagaagaagtttgcCAGAGAAAGGTTACCCACTTACCCTGGGTCGAATAGCATTGCTTTGGACGTGTGTGGCTTTTGTGATTATAAGGTGGGACTCTTCACTCTTGCTAGTTTGGAAACATCGTGTGAAATAAACTCTCTAGATAACCCaaacactatttatttattttttatctctgtttaaaatattcattatttttactCCCCATAGTATTCTACTGAACCATCAAGATTTATCCACTACACGTACAAAACCCTAATTcgcttgaaattaaaaaaaaaaaaaaaaacatatcacTATCacattcacaaaaaaaatgtgGCCGATTCCACAATTCCTCAACCGCCGATCCAACGTCTTCGACCCATTCTCAGAGCTCGACATGCCACAATTCTCTCACTCCATATTCCCCTCCGAAACGTCTtcgttcaccgcagctaaagtGGACTGGAGGGAGACCCAGAATGCGCACGTGTTCAAAGCCGACGTGCCTGGGCTGAAGAAAGAGGAAGTGAAGGTGGAGATCGAGGAAGGTCGAGTTCTCCAGATAAGTGGGGAGAGGAGTCAAGAGCAGGAAGAGAAGAGTGACACTGACACATGGCACCAAATGGAGCGGAGTAGAGGAAGGTTTTTGAGGAGGTTTACGCTGCCGGAGAACGCTAAGGTCGAGGAGGTTAAGGCTGCTATGGAGAATGGTGTGCTTACTGTCACTGTGCCCAAAGAGGAAGTCAAGAAGCCTGATGTTAGGGCCATTCAGATTTCTGGTTAGGAATTTTTAGGATTCTCTCTGTCTAGCTCTTTGTCActgctgtgtttttttttttttttttgaaggtctGATTGATATGGTAAACAATGGCTTTTTGTTCCTTCTCAAAAAACAGTggctttttgtttggttgttagtttttttaaggtgaaaatcggtgtttggtttgtgatcTGGAAGAACTTCTTATAGTTTTCTAATTTTGCATTCGTTATTTACTTGTTCTGTGTATAATtctaaattgttttattttatttccgaTTGTAATCGATGGGCAGAATGGTGaagaaaacaag
The sequence above is drawn from the Quercus robur chromosome 7, dhQueRobu3.1, whole genome shotgun sequence genome and encodes:
- the LOC126693505 gene encoding 18.1 kDa class I heat shock protein-like; translated protein: MWPIPQFLNRRSNVFDPFSELDMPQFSHSIFPSETSSFTAAKVDWRETQNAHVFKADVPGLKKEEVKVEIEEGRVLQISGERSQEQEEKSDTDTWHQMERSRGRFLRRFTLPENAKVEEVKAAMENGVLTVTVPKEEVKKPDVRAIQISG